The segment TATCCTTGCTTTGCTTATTCGGTTATTTCTATTTCTTTGTTTTCAATTTGTACTTCCGGTTCGTTCGTTTGATCGTCTTCGGGTTCCTCATCAACTGTCGGTTGTAGTATTGCTACTTGAGAAACAGAATCCGATTCACCAACATTAATCAATCTTACACCAATTGTTGAACGTCCATAGATTCCGATATTGCTAATCTCTGTTCGAATAACAGTACCCTCGTTTGATATAATTAATGCTTCTTCATCACCGTTAACTGCACGTAATGAAACAAGTTCGCCGTTTTTCTCAGTAATATTTACTGTTTTAACACCTTTAGCACCACGTTTCGTACGGCGGTATTCCGAAATGTCTGTACGCTTACCGTATCCCTTTTCAGTTACCGCTAAAATATATTGACCTTCACGATCCGTCGCAATCCCTACAACTTCACCTTCATCAACATTGAATCCAATAACACCTGACGCTGTACGTCCCATTGAACGAACCTCATTCTCATCGAATCGAACAGCTTTACCGTTGCTTCCTCCGATAATGATTTCGTTGTCCCCGTTAGTCATACGAACACCTACGAGTTCATCATCTTCTCGTAACGTAATTGCAATTTTACCGTTTTGACGGATCGATTCAAATTCTTGAACTTCAACTCGTTTCACTATACCTTGCTTTGTAACGAAGAATGCATATCTCGATTCATCATCTTTGGCAACTTTCACGAGCGTTTTAACGGTTTCTCCTTCTGCAAGATTCAATAAGTTTACAACAGGTATCCCCTTTGATGTTCGGCTTGAAGACGGTACATTAAATCCACGAATACGGTAGACTTTACCAAGGTTTGTAAAGAGTAGTAGATAGTCATGCGTCGACATTGCAATGAATTGATCCACTGTATCTTCATCATAAGTACTAATACCACGTACACCTTTCCCACCACGGTTTTGTGTGTTGAATGAATCAACTGTTGTTCGCTTGATATAACCATTCATAGTCATCGTAACAACAATATCTTCCACCGGAATTAAATCTTCATCCAACATGTCAATATCCGCTTCTACGATTTCTGAACGGCGATCATCACCGAATTTTGTTTTAATTTCGGTCAATTCGTCTTTAATAATGGTAAGTAAGCGATCATGGTTCGCTAAAATATCTTTTAAATCAATAATTAGAATTGTTAATTCATTAAATTCGCTCTCGACTTTATCACGTTGTAACCCAGTTAAACGACGTAATTGCATATCTAATACCGCTTTAGACTGGATCTCTGTTAAGTCAAATGCTTCATTAAGTCGGGTAATCGCCTCCGGATCGTCTTTAGATGATCGAATAATTGAGATTACTTCATCGATATGATCAAGTGCAATCATCAACCCTTGAAGAATATGTGCCCGATCTTCGGCTTTCTTCAATTCAAATTGTGTTCTACGTGTAACGATTTCAATTTGATGGTCGCGATAATGACTTAATACCTGTAATAGATTTAAGAGCTCGGGACGGCCATTCACCAACGCAAGCATATTTACCCCAAAAGATGATTGGAGGGCAGTAAGACGATAAAGTTGATTTAAGACAACCTCTGCTTGAACTTCTCTTCGTAATTCAACAACAATACGAATTCCTTCACGGTTTGATTCATCTCTTAAATCGGTAATTCCGTCAATTTCTTTATCACGAACAAGAGTAGCAATTTTTTCAACTAATGTGGCTTTATTTACTTGATATGGAATTTCAGAAATAACAATACGTGGCTTCCCGTTTTTCATTTCTTCGATATCCACTTTAGCCCGCATAACTACAGAACCGCGTCCTGTTTCAAATGCTGACTTAATACCACTACGACCTAATAGGAGCGCACCTGTTGGGAAGTCGGGTCCGAAAATGTATTCATCCATTAATTCTTTAATTGTAATATCTGGATTATCGATAAGTGCAATCGTTGCGTCAATAACTTCGCCAAGATTATGAGGAGGGATGTTTGTTGCCATACCAACCGCAATTCCGGTTCCACCATTAACGAGAACGTTTGGGAAACGTGACGGAAGCACTGCAGGTTCGCGTTCTTCACCGTCGTAGTTATCAATGAAATCAACGGTGTTTTTATTGATATCACGAATTAATTCCATCGAAATTTTAGACATACGCGCTTCGGTATAACGCATCGCAGCTGCACCGTCGCCATCGACTGATCCAAAGTTTCCGTGACCATCAATCAACATATAGCGGTATGAAAACTCTTGGGCCATACGTACCATTGAATCATACACAGCCGTATCCCCATGCGGGTGATACTTACCAATTACTTCACCAACAATACGTGCTGACTTTTTATAAGGTTTATCACTCGTCATACCAAGATCATTCATTGCGTATAAGATTCGACGATGAACGGGTTTTAGACCATCACGGACATCTGGCAACGCACGTGAAACAATAACCGACATGGCATAGGAGACGAATGATTTTTTCATTTCTTCAGAAATATTACGTTGTTTTATTTTGTCATAACTTTGTGTATTATCTTCCATTGTGTCCTCCTAAATATCCAAATCAGCATATTCAGCGTTCGTCTGAATAAATTCACGACGCGGTGCCACTTCATCACCCATTAAGGTTTCAAAAATAACATCGGCTTCCATTGCATCATCAATTGTAACTTGTATTAATGTACGTGTTTCTGGATCCATGGTTGTATCCCATAACTGCTCCGGATTCATTTCCCCAAGACCTTTGTATCGTTGTACGTTAAATCGGTCTCCAAATTCGACCTTTAGTTCATCCAACTCCTCTTCCTCATAGGCATAAGCAATCTTATTTCCACGAGAAATCTTATAAA is part of the Erysipelothrix piscisicarius genome and harbors:
- the gyrA gene encoding DNA gyrase subunit A, giving the protein MEDNTQSYDKIKQRNISEEMKKSFVSYAMSVIVSRALPDVRDGLKPVHRRILYAMNDLGMTSDKPYKKSARIVGEVIGKYHPHGDTAVYDSMVRMAQEFSYRYMLIDGHGNFGSVDGDGAAAMRYTEARMSKISMELIRDINKNTVDFIDNYDGEEREPAVLPSRFPNVLVNGGTGIAVGMATNIPPHNLGEVIDATIALIDNPDITIKELMDEYIFGPDFPTGALLLGRSGIKSAFETGRGSVVMRAKVDIEEMKNGKPRIVISEIPYQVNKATLVEKIATLVRDKEIDGITDLRDESNREGIRIVVELRREVQAEVVLNQLYRLTALQSSFGVNMLALVNGRPELLNLLQVLSHYRDHQIEIVTRRTQFELKKAEDRAHILQGLMIALDHIDEVISIIRSSKDDPEAITRLNEAFDLTEIQSKAVLDMQLRRLTGLQRDKVESEFNELTILIIDLKDILANHDRLLTIIKDELTEIKTKFGDDRRSEIVEADIDMLDEDLIPVEDIVVTMTMNGYIKRTTVDSFNTQNRGGKGVRGISTYDEDTVDQFIAMSTHDYLLLFTNLGKVYRIRGFNVPSSSRTSKGIPVVNLLNLAEGETVKTLVKVAKDDESRYAFFVTKQGIVKRVEVQEFESIRQNGKIAITLREDDELVGVRMTNGDNEIIIGGSNGKAVRFDENEVRSMGRTASGVIGFNVDEGEVVGIATDREGQYILAVTEKGYGKRTDISEYRRTKRGAKGVKTVNITEKNGELVSLRAVNGDEEALIISNEGTVIRTEISNIGIYGRSTIGVRLINVGESDSVSQVAILQPTVDEEPEDDQTNEPEVQIENKEIEITE